A part of Nocardioides sp. WS12 genomic DNA contains:
- a CDS encoding histidine kinase yields the protein MDLLAPIRLGRPYAVTADGIVDRLRLTLISAGYAASFLPSLALAILTMLCLVLGPALGIGVLLAQLVFPATAGLTAAHRRISGQLLDEEIVAGYASDRGAPVLVRPLRWMRDPARWRNFGFLWFSASGGFAMSLLPVALLTLPLTWLILAITASGWIWLFLLVGSGPAYVAWWFITPPLVRARALAERGMLGNSRVAELEERVERVRESRAETLDHSAAEVRRIERDLHDGAQARIASVGMNVGLAEKLVHTDPAAAAALLREARETTIDALEDLRGVVRGIHPPVLADKGLAGAIEALTLALPVPTSVAIQVPRLPAPVESAAYFAVAECLANTVKHARAGRAWVTGRYDGERLRITVGDDGRGGADAAGSGLTGVARRLDAFDGDLHVLSPAGGPTLVELEVPCRIS from the coding sequence ATGGACCTTCTCGCGCCGATCCGTCTCGGGCGGCCGTACGCCGTGACCGCGGACGGCATCGTCGACCGGCTTCGCCTGACCCTGATCTCGGCCGGGTACGCCGCGTCCTTCCTGCCGAGCCTCGCGCTCGCGATCCTGACCATGCTGTGCCTCGTGCTCGGCCCGGCGCTGGGGATCGGCGTGCTGCTCGCCCAACTGGTGTTCCCCGCGACGGCTGGCCTCACCGCCGCCCACCGCCGGATCAGCGGCCAGTTGCTCGACGAGGAGATCGTTGCGGGCTACGCCTCGGACCGTGGCGCACCCGTGCTGGTGCGGCCGCTGCGCTGGATGCGGGACCCCGCGCGCTGGCGGAACTTCGGCTTCCTGTGGTTCTCCGCGTCGGGCGGGTTCGCGATGTCGCTGCTCCCCGTCGCCCTGCTGACCCTGCCGTTGACCTGGCTCATCCTCGCGATCACCGCATCGGGCTGGATCTGGTTGTTCCTGCTCGTGGGCAGCGGTCCGGCCTACGTGGCGTGGTGGTTCATCACGCCGCCGCTGGTCCGGGCGCGGGCCCTGGCCGAGCGCGGCATGCTCGGCAACTCCCGGGTCGCTGAGCTGGAGGAGCGGGTGGAGCGGGTCCGGGAGTCGCGTGCGGAGACGCTGGACCACTCGGCGGCGGAGGTGCGCCGGATCGAGCGCGACCTGCACGACGGTGCGCAGGCCCGGATCGCGTCGGTCGGCATGAACGTCGGGCTCGCCGAGAAGCTGGTCCACACCGACCCGGCCGCGGCTGCCGCACTGCTGCGCGAGGCCCGCGAGACCACGATCGATGCGCTCGAGGACCTGCGCGGTGTCGTCCGCGGCATCCACCCGCCGGTGCTCGCCGACAAGGGCCTGGCTGGTGCGATCGAAGCGCTGACCCTCGCGCTGCCCGTCCCGACGTCAGTCGCGATCCAGGTGCCCCGGCTGCCCGCACCGGTCGAGTCCGCGGCCTACTTCGCCGTCGCGGAGTGTCTCGCCAACACCGTCAAGCACGCCCGCGCCGGACGCGCCTGGGTCACCGGTCGGTACGACGGCGAACGGCTCCGGATCACGGTCGGGGACGACGGACGGGGCGGCGCGGATGCCGCCGGCTCCGGCCTGACCGGAGTGGCTCGCCGACTCGACGCGTTCGACGGCGACCTGCACGTGCTGAGCCCGGCAGGCGGGCCGACGCTGGTCGAACTGGAGGTTCCGTGCCGGATCAGTTGA
- a CDS encoding ATP-binding protein — protein sequence MPNNPYTPGQVPRILAGRTEEMRRIDDLLGRVAAFGEMGGPLLVFHAPRGVGKTSLLRASQRRAEAAGFVTSWTACSRDRPVLPEIVHSVGRALEQADAVPSGPAGNRWRGQLERVTLEVGLPGAKVQAEIGRSEPVTPPPAAVGLLQSLLHDSATVVRKRGGAGLMILLDELHTASSSDLSVLLNTLQNLDGDREETPIATVAAGLPVTPEALTRAATFGERSSFIALDVLSDVDAASALTDPAAAEGVEWTPAALSAVVAEAHGYPYLLQLLGSTTWDSARPASGTKLGMPAVRKGLPAARDQLSAMHRARWGAAGRIEREFLRAMAFCGDGNVTRADIAAGMGRESRAISMPRERLIAKGVIEPVGHGLVRFTLPGFGAFVRGLDDA from the coding sequence ATGCCGAACAACCCGTACACACCTGGTCAGGTGCCCCGCATCCTTGCCGGGCGCACCGAGGAAATGCGTCGGATCGACGACCTCCTCGGCCGCGTAGCGGCCTTCGGCGAGATGGGCGGACCGCTGCTGGTCTTCCACGCGCCTCGGGGTGTCGGCAAGACCTCGCTCCTGCGCGCCAGCCAGCGCCGCGCCGAGGCCGCCGGCTTCGTCACGTCGTGGACCGCTTGTTCCCGCGACCGACCGGTCCTCCCCGAGATCGTCCACAGTGTGGGTCGGGCCCTGGAGCAGGCGGACGCTGTCCCCAGCGGACCCGCGGGCAACCGGTGGCGCGGCCAGCTCGAGCGGGTCACCCTGGAGGTCGGACTCCCCGGCGCGAAGGTGCAGGCCGAGATCGGCCGGTCCGAACCGGTGACGCCGCCGCCGGCGGCCGTGGGCCTGCTCCAGTCGCTGCTCCACGACAGCGCAACCGTGGTCCGAAAGCGTGGCGGCGCCGGCCTGATGATCCTGCTCGACGAGTTGCACACGGCCTCGTCCAGCGACCTTTCGGTGTTGCTCAACACACTGCAGAACCTCGACGGCGATCGCGAGGAAACCCCGATCGCGACGGTCGCCGCCGGCCTGCCCGTGACGCCCGAGGCGCTGACCCGGGCCGCGACCTTCGGCGAACGCAGCTCCTTCATCGCCCTCGACGTCCTGTCCGACGTCGACGCCGCGTCAGCCCTGACCGACCCCGCGGCCGCCGAGGGCGTCGAGTGGACGCCCGCCGCGCTTTCGGCCGTTGTCGCCGAGGCTCACGGTTATCCGTACCTGCTCCAGCTCCTGGGCAGTACGACGTGGGACTCCGCCCGGCCGGCCAGCGGCACCAAGCTCGGGATGCCCGCCGTCCGCAAGGGCCTGCCGGCTGCGCGCGACCAGCTCTCCGCGATGCACCGTGCGCGCTGGGGAGCAGCCGGCCGGATCGAGCGCGAGTTCCTCCGCGCGATGGCCTTCTGCGGCGACGGCAACGTCACCCGCGCCGACATCGCCGCCGGCATGGGCCGCGAGTCACGCGCCATCAGCATGCCCCGGGAGCGGCTCATCGCCAAGGGCGTGATCGAGCCCGTCGGTCACGGCCTGGTGCGGTTCACCCTGCCGGGCTTCGGTGCCTTCGTGCGGGGCCTCGACGACGCGTGA
- a CDS encoding LCP family protein — protein sequence MARSGRRKAPQPGRTVARVIVASLLSLGVLTGLGVVLVYNHWNSNVDQVPIGDQVKNRPAAKTKAINILVMGSDTRDGKGNGVDGESGGGLSDTTMLFHLSADRKFAYGISIPRDSAVMRPTCYRDDGSEIAATTGYVKWNEAYAAGGPFCTIQQFEQLTDIRIDNYLLVDFNQFKDMVDALDGVEICLPQDIDDEERNVHLKAGTRVVDGEEALAYVRVRYGISGGIDPNRTRRQQAFIGSMISRALTAGILTRPDKLVSFMNAATSSLQTNFKNIGQMADLGLDARKVGADNIKFVTTPWIYSDKVSSGVEWTEAVDRLWALVRNDEPLSAEFRKDALSASDEPDGASTDPSPDVSESGTPDGSSTGTTDEATDPAAPGGSDGLSTSGREAAGLCT from the coding sequence ATGGCACGGAGCGGCCGGCGCAAGGCGCCGCAGCCGGGCCGGACCGTCGCTCGGGTGATCGTGGCGAGCCTGCTGTCCCTGGGCGTGCTCACCGGTCTCGGCGTCGTCCTCGTCTACAACCACTGGAACAGCAACGTCGACCAGGTCCCCATCGGAGACCAGGTCAAGAACCGCCCTGCTGCGAAGACCAAGGCGATCAACATCCTGGTGATGGGTTCCGACACCCGTGACGGCAAGGGCAACGGCGTCGACGGGGAGTCCGGCGGTGGCCTGTCGGACACCACGATGCTGTTCCACCTCTCGGCGGACCGGAAGTTCGCCTACGGGATCTCCATCCCGCGGGACTCCGCGGTCATGCGGCCGACCTGCTACCGCGACGACGGGTCGGAGATCGCCGCCACCACGGGCTACGTGAAGTGGAACGAGGCGTACGCCGCCGGCGGCCCGTTCTGCACGATCCAGCAGTTCGAACAGCTCACCGACATCCGGATCGACAACTACCTGCTCGTGGACTTCAACCAGTTCAAGGACATGGTCGATGCCCTCGACGGCGTCGAGATCTGCCTGCCCCAGGACATCGACGACGAGGAACGCAACGTCCACCTCAAGGCGGGCACCCGGGTGGTCGACGGCGAGGAGGCGCTGGCCTACGTGCGGGTCCGCTACGGCATCTCGGGCGGCATCGACCCGAACCGCACCCGCCGCCAACAGGCGTTCATCGGCTCGATGATCAGCCGGGCCCTCACCGCCGGGATCCTGACGCGGCCCGACAAGCTGGTCTCCTTCATGAACGCTGCGACATCGTCGTTGCAGACCAACTTCAAGAACATCGGTCAGATGGCCGACCTGGGCCTCGACGCCCGCAAGGTCGGCGCGGACAACATCAAGTTCGTCACGACCCCGTGGATCTACAGCGACAAGGTCAGTTCGGGCGTCGAGTGGACCGAGGCCGTGGACCGCCTCTGGGCCCTGGTCCGCAACGACGAGCCGTTGTCGGCGGAGTTCCGCAAGGACGCGCTCAGCGCCAGCGACGAGCCCGACGGAGCTTCGACGGACCCTTCGCCCGACGTGTCGGAATCAGGGACGCCGGACGGTTCCTCCACGGGTACGACGGACGAAGCGACCGACCCGGCTGCTCCCGGCGGCTCGGACGGGTTGTCGACGAGCGGGCGCGAAGCGGCGGGCCTGTGCACCTGA
- a CDS encoding 3'(2'),5'-bisphosphate nucleotidase CysQ produces MTFDPGVPAADVVADDHQFAAWLAEAAGQRLLEVRTEGLEGKELKDAGDRAAHVLLMDLLATYRPDDAVLSEEALEDAADKDARLQSDKVWIVDPLDGTREFSEPPRDDWAVHVALWQAGTLIAGAVAQPVLGETFNTGTPPVVPVRTSARPRIAVSRTRPPAFVQALAAEIDAELVPMGSAGVKMMSVVRDVADAYVHAGGQYEWDSAAPVAVARAAGLFTSRVDGSELVYNQADVYLPDVIVCRPELSEQILAFIAAHGTD; encoded by the coding sequence GTGACCTTTGATCCCGGCGTCCCCGCCGCTGATGTTGTTGCCGATGACCACCAGTTCGCGGCCTGGCTGGCCGAGGCTGCGGGCCAGCGTCTGCTGGAAGTCCGCACCGAGGGCCTCGAGGGCAAGGAACTCAAGGACGCCGGTGACCGGGCCGCCCACGTGCTGCTGATGGACCTGCTGGCGACGTACCGCCCTGACGACGCCGTCCTGTCCGAGGAGGCGCTCGAGGACGCCGCCGACAAGGACGCCCGCCTGCAGTCCGACAAGGTGTGGATCGTCGACCCGCTCGACGGCACCCGTGAGTTCTCCGAGCCGCCCCGCGACGACTGGGCCGTGCACGTGGCGCTCTGGCAGGCCGGCACCCTGATCGCCGGTGCGGTCGCGCAGCCGGTCCTCGGCGAGACCTTCAACACCGGCACCCCGCCTGTCGTCCCCGTGCGTACGTCGGCCCGCCCCCGGATCGCCGTTTCCCGTACCCGTCCGCCCGCCTTCGTGCAGGCCCTGGCCGCCGAGATCGACGCCGAACTGGTGCCGATGGGGTCGGCCGGCGTGAAGATGATGTCCGTGGTTCGCGACGTCGCAGACGCCTACGTGCACGCGGGCGGGCAGTACGAGTGGGACTCGGCTGCTCCGGTGGCCGTGGCCCGCGCAGCCGGCCTGTTCACCTCGCGCGTCGACGGCAGCGAACTGGTCTACAACCAGGCCGATGTCTACCTGCCTGACGTGATCGTCTGCCGCCCTGAGTTGTCCGAGCAGATCCTCGCCTTCATCGCCGCGCACGGCACGGACTGA
- a CDS encoding response regulator transcription factor, translating to MRAVLAEDQALLRVGLTRILESGGIEVVEAVDNAPSLARALTRDDIDIAVVDVRLPPTFSTEGLEAATTARRARPGLPVLVLSQWVEPLYARDLLASGEGAVGYLLKDRVADVDAFLAAVRQVAGGGTVLDPEVVAALVSARSRPLDRLTDREREVLTLMAEGRTNAAIAARLVVTEKAIGKHTNNIFAKLDLPPAADDNRRVLAVLAWLDGR from the coding sequence ATGCGGGCGGTCCTCGCCGAGGACCAGGCCCTGCTCCGGGTCGGCCTGACCCGGATCCTCGAGTCCGGCGGCATCGAGGTCGTCGAAGCGGTCGACAACGCTCCCTCGCTCGCCCGTGCGTTGACCCGCGACGACATCGACATCGCCGTGGTCGACGTACGACTGCCGCCGACGTTCAGCACCGAGGGCCTGGAGGCGGCCACCACGGCCCGCCGGGCCCGGCCGGGGCTGCCGGTCCTCGTGCTCAGCCAGTGGGTCGAACCGCTCTACGCCCGTGACCTGCTGGCCAGCGGCGAGGGTGCTGTCGGGTACCTGCTCAAGGACCGGGTCGCCGACGTGGACGCGTTCCTCGCCGCGGTCCGGCAGGTCGCCGGCGGCGGCACCGTGCTCGATCCCGAGGTCGTCGCCGCGCTGGTCTCGGCCCGCAGCCGGCCGCTCGACCGGCTCACCGACCGCGAGCGCGAAGTCCTGACCCTGATGGCCGAGGGACGCACCAACGCAGCGATCGCGGCCCGCCTCGTCGTCACCGAGAAGGCGATCGGCAAGCACACCAACAACATCTTCGCGAAGCTCGACCTCCCGCCCGCGGCCGACGACAACCGGCGCGTGCTGGCCGTGCTCGCGTGGCTCGACGGGCGCTGA
- a CDS encoding MarR family winged helix-turn-helix transcriptional regulator translates to MTDPHPALLMFISARYAEQRIHEAIVAAGFDDLTPAMARVAARVAEQGSRVTDLAEQARITKQSASALVDQLLRAGYVDRVPDPSDARARLVVGAPRGDQVRKVARREERAIEQEWIRHLGPEAMAALHGALASLREITDPYR, encoded by the coding sequence ATGACCGATCCCCATCCAGCGCTGCTGATGTTCATCAGTGCGCGGTACGCCGAACAGCGGATCCACGAAGCGATCGTGGCCGCTGGTTTCGACGACCTCACCCCGGCGATGGCGCGCGTCGCGGCCCGCGTCGCGGAGCAGGGGAGCAGGGTCACCGACCTGGCCGAGCAGGCCCGGATCACCAAGCAGAGCGCGAGCGCCCTGGTGGACCAACTCCTCCGGGCCGGGTACGTCGACCGGGTGCCCGATCCGTCCGATGCCCGCGCCCGACTCGTGGTCGGTGCGCCGCGCGGGGACCAGGTGCGCAAGGTGGCCCGGCGCGAGGAGCGCGCGATCGAGCAGGAATGGATCCGCCACCTCGGCCCGGAGGCGATGGCGGCACTGCACGGAGCCCTCGCGTCGTTGCGCGAGATCACCGACCCCTACCGCTGA
- a CDS encoding ribose-phosphate diphosphokinase, producing MSGLKKTTEKNMMLFSGRAHPELADQVAEILGQGLVPTQAYEFANGEIYVRYEESVRGCDAFVIQSHTTPINEWIMEHLIMVDALKRASAKRITVVMPFWGYSRQDKKHRGREPISARLIADMFKSAGADRIITVDLHADQLQGFFDGPVDHLMALPLLADYIKSKYGDQPLAVVSPDAGRIKVAERWSARLGGVPLAFIHKTRRTDRPNETVANRVVGDVKDRICVLTDDMIDTGGTIVKAAEALMAEGAAGVVIAATHAILSDPAVDRLKNSTAVEVVITNTLPVPAEKQFDKLTTLSIAPLVARAIREVFEDGSVTSMFDGHA from the coding sequence GTGAGCGGTCTGAAGAAGACGACCGAGAAGAACATGATGCTCTTCTCCGGACGTGCCCACCCCGAGCTGGCCGATCAGGTCGCGGAGATCCTGGGGCAGGGCCTCGTGCCCACCCAGGCCTACGAGTTCGCCAACGGCGAGATCTACGTGCGCTACGAGGAGTCGGTCCGCGGTTGCGACGCCTTCGTGATCCAGAGCCACACCACTCCGATCAACGAGTGGATCATGGAGCACCTGATCATGGTCGACGCGCTCAAGCGCGCCTCGGCCAAGCGGATCACCGTGGTCATGCCGTTCTGGGGCTACAGCCGCCAGGACAAGAAGCACCGCGGCCGCGAGCCGATCTCGGCGCGCCTGATCGCCGACATGTTCAAGTCCGCGGGCGCGGACCGGATCATCACCGTCGACCTGCACGCCGACCAGTTGCAGGGCTTCTTCGACGGCCCCGTCGACCACCTGATGGCGCTGCCGCTGCTGGCCGACTACATCAAGTCCAAGTACGGCGACCAGCCGCTCGCCGTGGTCTCGCCGGACGCCGGCCGGATCAAGGTCGCCGAGCGCTGGTCTGCCCGCCTCGGCGGTGTGCCGCTGGCGTTCATCCACAAGACCCGTCGTACCGACCGGCCGAACGAGACCGTCGCCAACCGGGTCGTCGGTGACGTGAAGGACCGGATCTGCGTCCTCACCGACGACATGATCGACACCGGCGGCACGATCGTGAAGGCCGCCGAGGCGCTGATGGCCGAGGGCGCGGCCGGCGTGGTCATCGCGGCCACCCACGCGATCCTCTCCGACCCCGCGGTCGACCGCCTCAAGAACAGCACTGCCGTCGAGGTCGTCATCACCAACACGCTCCCCGTGCCCGCCGAGAAGCAGTTCGACAAGCTCACCACGCTGTCGATCGCGCCGCTCGTGGCCCGGGCGATCCGGGAAGTCTTCGAGGACGGCTCGGTCACGAGCATGTTCGACGGCCACGCCTGA
- the pth gene encoding aminoacyl-tRNA hydrolase — protein sequence MADDTSADVWLVVGLGNPGPSYSGHRHNVGHLVVDELARRMGSGFRAHKTGRADVVEGRFGAPGSAAPRVVLAKARTYMNESGGAIKALATFYKVPADRIIAIHDELDIDFGTLRSKLGGGDNGHNGLKSMRSSLGTGDFYRVRAGIGRPPGRQDVADFVLSNYSGVERKELPFQVDSAADAVESLVTDGLEKTQQRFNS from the coding sequence GTGGCAGACGACACCAGCGCCGATGTGTGGCTCGTCGTCGGACTCGGCAACCCCGGGCCGTCGTACTCGGGACATCGGCACAACGTCGGCCACCTCGTGGTGGATGAACTCGCCCGCCGGATGGGCAGCGGCTTCCGCGCCCACAAGACCGGCCGTGCGGACGTCGTCGAGGGGCGCTTCGGTGCGCCCGGTTCGGCTGCGCCGCGCGTGGTCCTCGCCAAGGCGCGCACGTACATGAACGAGTCGGGTGGCGCGATCAAGGCGCTGGCCACCTTCTACAAGGTGCCCGCCGACCGGATCATTGCGATCCACGACGAGCTCGACATCGACTTCGGCACGCTGCGCAGCAAGCTCGGCGGCGGCGACAACGGCCACAACGGCCTCAAGTCGATGCGCTCCTCGCTCGGCACCGGCGACTTCTACCGGGTGCGGGCCGGCATCGGCCGCCCGCCCGGCCGCCAGGACGTCGCCGACTTCGTGCTGTCCAACTACTCCGGCGTCGAGCGCAAGGAACTGCCCTTCCAGGTGGACTCCGCTGCCGACGCCGTCGAGTCCCTGGTCACCGACGGCCTCGAGAAGACCCAGCAGCGCTTCAACTCCTAG
- a CDS encoding 50S ribosomal protein L25/general stress protein Ctc, whose protein sequence is MSTEKIKAEIRAEFGKGAARRIRRENKIPAVVYGHGNEPIHVTLPGHETMMAIRHGGANALLELDIDGTIQLALTKQVQVDPVRRLLEHVDFVAVVRGDKATVDVQIHVVGDAEKDTLVVTENNTIQVEADATNIPESIEVNIEGAAAGTQFLAGDVVLPAGTTLVTDPETLIVNVTGAQDSDTGDEAAPAEGEDAAGDAAEAGDSE, encoded by the coding sequence ATGAGCACCGAGAAGATCAAGGCCGAGATCCGCGCCGAGTTCGGCAAGGGCGCTGCCCGCCGCATCCGCCGCGAGAACAAGATCCCCGCGGTCGTCTACGGACACGGCAACGAGCCGATCCACGTCACCCTCCCGGGCCACGAGACCATGATGGCGATCCGCCACGGTGGCGCCAACGCGCTGCTCGAGCTCGACATCGACGGCACCATCCAGCTCGCCCTGACCAAGCAGGTCCAGGTCGACCCGGTCCGTCGCCTCCTCGAGCACGTCGACTTCGTTGCCGTCGTCCGCGGCGACAAGGCCACCGTTGACGTCCAGATCCACGTCGTCGGCGACGCCGAGAAGGACACGCTGGTCGTCACCGAGAACAACACGATCCAGGTCGAGGCTGACGCCACGAACATCCCCGAGTCCATCGAGGTCAACATCGAGGGCGCCGCCGCCGGCACCCAGTTCCTCGCTGGCGACGTCGTGCTGCCCGCCGGCACCACGCTGGTCACCGACCCGGAGACCCTGATCGTCAACGTCACCGGTGCGCAGGACAGCGACACCGGCGACGAGGCCGCTCCGGCCGAGGGCGAAGACGCTGCGGGCGACGCCGCCGAAGCTGGCGACAGCGAGTGA
- a CDS encoding maleylpyruvate isomerase family mycothiol-dependent enzyme, which translates to MDRSELWRHIHAERAALASLLAELTDEDWSHDTLCPGWTVHDVAAHVISTPQIGWREMGGLMARNLGRGYNTMIFREVKRIGARETRDSILGDFERYATSTHHVPTTTSVEPLIDALLHHQDIVRPLGRTRAMPPAAAAVAADRVRRLAPLMGTGKLVRSVRMVATDVEWDRGKGPTISGPIQELLMLASGRTPDPALVTGDGLAHVH; encoded by the coding sequence ATGGACAGGAGCGAACTCTGGCGCCACATCCACGCCGAGCGCGCCGCCCTCGCCAGCCTGCTCGCCGAACTCACCGACGAGGACTGGTCCCACGACACGTTGTGCCCCGGATGGACCGTCCACGACGTCGCCGCGCACGTCATCTCGACGCCGCAGATCGGCTGGCGCGAGATGGGCGGCCTGATGGCGCGCAACCTCGGCCGCGGCTACAACACGATGATCTTCCGCGAGGTGAAGCGGATCGGCGCGCGCGAGACCCGCGACAGCATCCTCGGGGACTTCGAGCGCTACGCGACCAGCACGCACCACGTCCCCACGACCACCTCGGTCGAGCCGCTCATCGACGCACTCCTGCACCACCAGGACATCGTGCGCCCGCTCGGCCGGACCCGCGCGATGCCACCGGCCGCCGCGGCCGTCGCCGCCGACCGGGTACGACGCCTCGCTCCCCTGATGGGAACGGGCAAGCTCGTCCGGAGTGTCCGGATGGTCGCCACCGACGTGGAGTGGGACCGGGGCAAGGGGCCGACGATCAGCGGTCCGATCCAGGAACTGCTGATGTTGGCGTCGGGCCGGACCCCCGATCCGGCGCTCGTCACCGGCGACGGCCTGGCCCACGTGCACTGA
- the glmU gene encoding bifunctional UDP-N-acetylglucosamine diphosphorylase/glucosamine-1-phosphate N-acetyltransferase GlmU, producing the protein MTDQLTVIVLAAGGGTRMKSKTPKVLHRIGGRSMIGHVLAAVASLEPNRVVTVVGHQRELVAPHITELRPDAVLAVQEEQLGTGHAVRIALEALGDVPRAGTVLIAYGDTPLLEGATLRAFTESHRGAQAAVSILSGIVTDPHGYGRIVRDAEGGVEAIVEEKDASDLQRAITEINSGILAFDAAFLLDCIGRIDNDNSKGEYYLTDAVGLAHGDGLTVAAHAVDDALQTEGANDRVQLAELGRELNRRIVTRWMASGVTVMDPATTWIDADAVLAADVTILPGTQLLGATVIAEDAVIGPDTTLEDCEIGAGARVVRTHGQLAVIGANANVGPFAYLRPGTLLGADGKIGTFVETKNAQIGAGAKVPHLSYVGDAEIGEGSNIGAGTIFANYDGSAKHRTKVGRHAKTGSNNTFVAPVEIGDGAGTGGGTVVRRNVPPGALAVSGGPQRNLPGWAQSKRAGTAQAEAASAAAAEDKPAGDSA; encoded by the coding sequence GTGACCGACCAGTTGACCGTCATCGTCCTCGCCGCCGGCGGGGGCACCCGGATGAAGTCCAAGACTCCGAAGGTGCTCCACCGGATCGGTGGCCGCAGCATGATTGGCCACGTGCTGGCCGCTGTCGCCAGCCTGGAACCGAACCGCGTGGTGACCGTCGTGGGCCACCAGCGCGAGCTGGTCGCACCCCACATCACCGAACTGCGACCCGACGCCGTGCTCGCCGTCCAGGAGGAGCAGCTCGGGACCGGGCACGCCGTACGGATCGCCCTGGAAGCCCTCGGCGACGTGCCGCGCGCCGGCACCGTCCTGATCGCGTACGGCGACACGCCCCTCCTCGAGGGCGCCACGCTCCGCGCCTTCACCGAGTCCCACCGCGGCGCCCAGGCGGCCGTGAGCATCCTCAGCGGCATCGTCACCGACCCCCACGGCTACGGCCGGATCGTGCGCGATGCCGAGGGTGGCGTCGAGGCGATCGTGGAGGAGAAGGACGCCAGCGACCTGCAGCGCGCGATCACCGAGATCAACTCCGGCATCCTCGCCTTCGACGCGGCGTTCCTGCTCGACTGCATCGGCCGCATCGACAACGACAACTCCAAGGGCGAGTACTACCTGACCGACGCGGTCGGTCTCGCCCACGGCGACGGCCTGACGGTCGCGGCCCACGCCGTCGACGATGCGCTGCAGACCGAGGGCGCCAACGACCGGGTCCAGCTCGCCGAGCTCGGTCGCGAGCTCAACCGCCGGATCGTCACCCGCTGGATGGCCTCGGGTGTCACCGTCATGGACCCCGCCACGACCTGGATCGACGCGGACGCCGTGCTCGCCGCGGACGTCACGATCCTGCCCGGCACCCAGTTGCTCGGCGCCACCGTCATCGCCGAGGACGCAGTCATCGGACCGGACACCACCCTCGAGGACTGCGAGATCGGCGCGGGCGCGCGGGTGGTGCGCACCCACGGCCAGCTCGCCGTCATCGGGGCCAACGCGAACGTCGGCCCCTTCGCGTACCTGCGTCCCGGCACGCTGCTCGGTGCCGACGGCAAGATCGGCACGTTCGTCGAGACCAAGAACGCGCAGATCGGCGCGGGCGCCAAGGTCCCGCACCTGTCGTACGTCGGCGACGCGGAGATCGGCGAGGGCTCGAACATCGGCGCCGGCACCATCTTCGCCAACTACGACGGCTCCGCGAAGCACCGCACGAAGGTCGGTCGGCACGCCAAGACCGGCTCCAACAACACGTTCGTGGCCCCCGTCGAGATCGGTGACGGGGCCGGAACCGGGGGCGGCACCGTCGTACGACGGAACGTCCCGCCGGGGGCGCTGGCCGTGAGCGGTGGGCCGCAGCGCAACCTGCCCGGCTGGGCGCAATCCAAGCGTGCCGGGACGGCCCAGGCGGAGGCCGCTTCGGCCGCCGCAGCGGAGGACAAGCCAGCGGGCGACAGCGCCTGA